A genomic window from Leptospiraceae bacterium includes:
- a CDS encoding HPr family phosphocarrier protein, whose protein sequence is MHIRPASEFVKVASRFPCEVMVIKDDVEVNGKSIMGLMMLAIAPGDKFTITTEGEKEEEAMDALKEMIEKNFPT, encoded by the coding sequence ATGCATATTAGACCGGCCTCTGAATTTGTAAAGGTAGCTTCCCGCTTTCCCTGTGAAGTCATGGTAATAAAAGATGATGTGGAAGTAAACGGAAAAAGTATTATGGGTTTAATGATGCTTGCTATTGCCCCAGGAGACAAATTTACGATCACTACAGAAGGGGAAAAGGAAGAAGAAGCAATGGACGCATTAAAAGAAATGATAGAAAAAAACTTCCCAACTTAG
- a CDS encoding HAMP domain-containing protein yields MEFFKRLHSGELKYYLRDLYIFLFSVFISIVLAETLIFNSSEKNDVVDKIFVYIYFIFPLFSLSLIGSYVYRSSRIRKTGKVRSIIRYRITLAFIFVSILPSIPIFLLSSNVVGKLVESFYRIDISDALKSAVHNINMLEERDRQILIKKLSLLKKELRETEITEEQIQKVAIEIKLNEIEDLYFCILFKDKLVMENKSIYNNLQVDDFKDSPRPSFQIANLYKTGIAYVLVKTKIDNTDYSVLVGKRVHKGNESTVYNTIFTEQSYNATNLWKSKVPFTLRLSLGIFTIIIFGISILLSFIMARQISRPIVQLAYATQMVSKGETDVFLNLKEEGEMGILIDSFNQMTRDLKTKNEEIIHIQRIAAWKEVAQRMAHEIKNPLTPIQLSAERIRKKLDSQDKESFRNVVLDGTNTIIGQVKVLEHLVKEFSEFARMPTPILVNQPLNPLIEEAVNLFKDTPNIRFELNLSRNLPEVFIDRKLFLGVINNLIKNAVEAIQNSMIELEITEFQGIIRLRTRLEKKYLHKYVVLSVEDNGPGIPMHIRQKIFEPYFSTKESHGTGIGLAIVKKTVFDHQGRISIENTSLGGGHFKIELPIANSSK; encoded by the coding sequence ATGGAATTTTTCAAACGTTTACATTCGGGAGAACTAAAGTATTATCTTCGAGATTTATATATTTTCCTTTTTAGTGTTTTCATATCTATCGTTCTTGCAGAAACTCTTATATTCAATAGCTCGGAAAAAAATGATGTAGTTGATAAAATTTTTGTTTATATCTATTTTATATTCCCTTTGTTTTCTCTGTCCCTCATAGGTTCTTATGTCTATAGAAGTAGCCGTATCCGTAAAACCGGTAAAGTAAGGAGCATTATTCGTTACCGAATCACTCTTGCATTTATTTTTGTTTCCATACTCCCCTCTATTCCCATTTTTCTCCTTTCCTCCAATGTTGTAGGAAAACTTGTTGAGAGCTTCTATAGAATTGATATATCCGACGCACTGAAATCTGCTGTTCACAACATTAATATGCTCGAAGAAAGGGACAGGCAAATACTGATAAAAAAACTCAGTCTTTTAAAAAAAGAACTCAGAGAAACTGAGATAACAGAAGAACAAATACAAAAAGTAGCTATTGAAATTAAATTGAATGAAATTGAAGATTTATACTTTTGCATTCTATTCAAAGATAAACTGGTGATGGAAAATAAAAGTATTTACAATAACTTGCAGGTCGATGATTTTAAAGATAGCCCGAGACCCTCTTTCCAGATTGCGAACCTTTATAAAACAGGTATTGCTTATGTACTGGTTAAAACTAAAATTGATAACACTGACTATTCGGTTTTAGTTGGAAAGCGAGTTCATAAAGGAAATGAAAGTACCGTCTATAATACTATCTTTACCGAACAGTCTTACAACGCGACCAATCTCTGGAAATCCAAGGTACCCTTTACCCTGCGTTTATCTCTCGGAATTTTTACTATCATCATTTTTGGTATTTCCATCCTACTCTCTTTTATTATGGCAAGACAAATTTCGCGCCCTATCGTACAATTGGCTTACGCAACCCAGATGGTTTCCAAGGGAGAAACCGATGTATTTCTAAACTTGAAAGAAGAAGGGGAAATGGGAATCCTTATAGATTCTTTCAATCAAATGACCCGGGACTTAAAAACCAAAAATGAAGAGATCATCCATATCCAGAGAATTGCTGCCTGGAAAGAAGTAGCCCAGAGGATGGCCCACGAAATAAAAAACCCTTTAACGCCAATTCAACTCTCTGCTGAAAGAATTCGCAAAAAACTGGATAGTCAGGATAAAGAAAGCTTTCGAAATGTTGTATTAGATGGAACAAATACAATCATCGGACAGGTAAAGGTTCTGGAGCATCTGGTAAAAGAGTTTTCTGAATTTGCCAGGATGCCCACACCCATTCTCGTTAACCAGCCTCTAAATCCTTTGATCGAAGAAGCAGTAAACCTGTTCAAGGATACACCCAACATTCGGTTTGAACTAAATCTTTCCAGAAATCTTCCCGAAGTTTTTATTGATAGAAAACTCTTTTTAGGCGTCATCAATAATTTAATAAAAAATGCAGTGGAGGCCATTCAAAACTCCATGATAGAACTGGAAATTACTGAATTTCAGGGAATCATTCGCTTAAGAACCCGATTAGAAAAAAAATATCTGCATAAATATGTGGTTTTAAGTGTAGAAGATAACGGACCCGGCATTCCGATGCATATTCGTCAGAAAATCTTTGAACCCTATTTTTCCACCAAAGAAAGTCACGGAACAGGAATCGGTCTCGCAATCGTTAAAAAAACAGTCTTTGATCACCAGGGAAGAATCAGTATTGAAAATACTTCTCTGGGTGGAGGCCATTTTAAAATCGAGTTGCCAATAGCCAATTCTTCAAAATAG